In a genomic window of Borrelia maritima:
- a CDS encoding AMP-binding protein, with the protein MRDTVPKRFKEVVTLYSELDIFLYKEGESKSFKKQIYSDFWNEVKRVASGLLHYGIKRGERVVIISDSRREWIIIDVATLGLGCVDVPRGNDSSEDELAYIINHSESTFIFVENNKQLQKVLSKKHDLRLVKCIIVIDDDKSYEEKMGNITIFSYKKLLELGAEYLRANPKSFDMEIEKGSSKDIATIIYTSGTTGMPKGVMLRHESFIFQLDRLYDYLPTLKPGKIMISILPLWHSFERACEYIVALKGIGIAYSKPIGPVLLKDFSLLNPQMIISVPRIWEGIRIGIIKKASESLIKKLVFGVFLKVGIVYAKLKEKFLGLSPVYKKPNFFISLFSKLFLFVGIILILPVKLLGNILVFKKIRNALGQNFEFGVSGGGALVDYVDYFFKAVGIKVLEGYGLTETGPILSVRRLNSPVARTVGPILPDVEYKVVGIDGNVLPYGEKGELWIKSPQIMSGYFKDKAKTSEVLTEDGWFNTGDLVRLTINNEIAIVGRSKDTIVLRGGENIEPEPLERVLGKSLFIENIMIVGQDQKFLGAVIVPNFDNLEKWANSSGMSFSSRDDLLANEDVNKLYSKHISDTINTKLGFKNFEKIVGFVLLKDSFSIGEELTNTLKLKRYYISKKYEDKIRSIFSRSDLDLNGY; encoded by the coding sequence ATGAGAGATACTGTGCCCAAGCGTTTTAAAGAGGTAGTGACTCTTTATAGTGAGCTTGATATTTTTTTATATAAAGAGGGGGAGTCTAAAAGTTTTAAAAAACAAATATATTCTGATTTTTGGAATGAAGTAAAAAGAGTGGCTTCTGGGCTTTTGCATTATGGCATTAAAAGAGGAGAAAGGGTTGTAATTATTTCTGATTCTAGAAGGGAGTGGATAATAATCGATGTTGCCACTTTGGGATTGGGCTGTGTTGATGTTCCTAGGGGAAATGATTCTTCTGAGGATGAATTAGCTTATATTATTAACCATTCAGAATCTACTTTTATTTTTGTTGAAAACAATAAACAGCTTCAAAAAGTTTTATCCAAAAAACATGATCTTAGGTTAGTAAAGTGTATTATTGTTATTGATGATGATAAATCTTATGAAGAAAAAATGGGGAATATTACTATATTTTCTTATAAAAAATTGTTAGAACTTGGAGCTGAGTATTTAAGAGCCAATCCAAAATCATTTGATATGGAGATTGAAAAAGGTTCTTCAAAAGACATCGCAACTATAATATATACGTCTGGAACAACTGGTATGCCAAAGGGAGTAATGCTGAGACACGAATCTTTTATTTTTCAATTAGACAGGCTTTATGATTATCTTCCAACGCTTAAACCCGGTAAGATAATGATTTCTATTTTGCCCCTTTGGCATTCTTTTGAGAGGGCTTGTGAATATATAGTTGCTTTAAAAGGTATAGGAATAGCATATTCAAAGCCCATAGGTCCTGTTTTGTTAAAAGATTTTTCACTTTTAAATCCTCAAATGATTATTTCTGTACCTAGAATTTGGGAAGGTATAAGAATAGGTATTATTAAAAAGGCGTCAGAATCTTTGATTAAGAAACTTGTGTTTGGTGTGTTTTTAAAAGTTGGAATCGTTTATGCAAAGCTTAAGGAAAAATTTTTAGGCCTTTCGCCTGTTTATAAAAAACCTAATTTTTTTATTTCACTTTTTTCAAAACTATTTTTATTTGTTGGGATTATTTTAATTTTACCTGTTAAATTATTAGGTAATATTTTGGTGTTTAAAAAAATAAGAAATGCCCTTGGGCAAAATTTTGAATTTGGAGTTTCTGGTGGTGGGGCGTTGGTTGATTATGTTGATTATTTTTTCAAGGCTGTAGGAATCAAAGTTCTTGAAGGTTATGGGCTAACTGAAACGGGTCCTATTTTGAGTGTTAGGCGTCTTAATAGTCCGGTAGCAAGAACTGTAGGGCCTATTTTGCCAGATGTTGAATACAAAGTGGTTGGAATTGATGGGAATGTTTTGCCCTATGGAGAAAAAGGTGAACTTTGGATAAAATCGCCACAAATAATGAGCGGTTACTTTAAGGACAAGGCCAAGACAAGTGAAGTTTTAACAGAAGATGGTTGGTTTAACACGGGAGACTTAGTTAGATTGACAATTAACAATGAAATTGCAATTGTTGGTAGAAGCAAAGATACAATTGTTCTCAGAGGAGGAGAAAATATTGAACCTGAGCCTCTTGAAAGAGTTTTGGGCAAATCTTTATTTATTGAAAATATTATGATTGTTGGTCAAGATCAGAAATTTTTAGGAGCTGTTATTGTGCCTAATTTTGATAATCTTGAAAAGTGGGCAAATTCTAGCGGAATGTCTTTTTCTTCTAGGGATGATTTGTTAGCCAATGAGGATGTTAATAAACTTTATTCTAAGCATATCTCAGATACTATTAATACTAAATTAGGTTTTAAAAATTTTGAAAAAATAGTAGGCTTTGTTTTACTTAAGGATTCTTTTTCAATTGGGGAAGAGCTTACTAATACTCTTAAGTTAAAAAGATATTATATATCCAAAAAGTATGAAGATAAAATAAGATCAATTTTTAGTAGAAGTGACTTAGATTTAAATGGATATTAG